From a single Pieris rapae chromosome 17, ilPieRapa1.1, whole genome shotgun sequence genomic region:
- the LOC111003804 gene encoding uncharacterized protein LOC111003804 isoform X3, with protein MAIPTLHMPDSASFERVSQDIPCVSSEVEIPQEEMQNSFQHIENDENVDQSYCQLLQDDNYCPEVAVEYEISSDKMQISDLSNEAIEEVSESGISFISNHFNNRLTKRQPQSLSSQIATGSEVDSGIKNISHTKNTKETRIINIQSQTEECDRINTDSKDEQIKSLRKQCNFLKEKLKKQQERIACYKEEIKKSKYLSKEKFDALTERVPELGKRLMWMQLHQPKKKNGHRFDTKEKLMCLAIKKYKPECFKFLKKTFLMPGEKTLKNFFTKLQLPDSEPKEIEPNIDDIEIEVVVTDTLLDKADSETQISYEMQNCKNVLGEFIQFNNSTNLADFTDFQHGLC; from the exons ATGGCTATACCAACACTTCATATGCCTG ATTCCGCAAGTTTTGAAAGAGTTTCTCAAGATATTCCTTGTGTCTCTTCTGAGGTGGAAATTCCACAAGAAGAAATGCAAAATTCATTTCAACATAtag aaaATGATGAAAATGTGGATCAAAGCTATTGTCAATTATTGCAAGATGATAATTATTGCCCTGAAGTTGCTGTTGAAT ATGAAATAAGCAGTGATAAAATGCAGATTTCGGACTTATCAAATGAGGCTATTGAAGAAGTAAGTGAATCTG gtatTTCATTCATATCGAATCATTTCAATAATCGGCTCACGAAACGCCAACCACAGTCTTTAAGTTCACAAATAGCAACTGGTTCGGAAGTGGACTCGg gtattaaaaatatttcacatactaaaaatactaaagaGACGCGGATCATTAATATTCAGTCTCAAACTGAGGAGTGTGACAGGATTAATACTG acTCAAAGGATGAACAAATTAAGTCGCTGAGAAAACAATGCAACTTTTTGAAAGAAAAGCTTAAGAAACAACAGGAAAGAATAGCATGTTATAaggaagaaattaaaaaatccaaatatcTTTCTAAAGAAAAGTTTGATGCCCTAACAGAGAGGGTTCCAGAACTTGGCAAACGCCTGATGTGGATGCAATTACACCAGCCTAAGAAAAAGAATGGGCATCGCTTTGATACTAAAGAGAAATTAATGTGTCTCGCGATTAAGAAGTATAAACCCgaatgttttaagtttttgaaaAAGACATTTCTTATGCCCGGGGAGAAGACGCtgaagaatttttttacaaaactgCAATTGCCTGATTCGGAGCCGAAGGAAATC gaACCGAACATCGATGACATTGAAATCGAAGTAGTTGTCACCGACACTTTGCTCGATAAAGCGGATTCGGAAACTCAAATCTCGTATGAGATGCAGAATTGCAAAAACGTGCTCGGAGAATTCATACAATTCAATAATAGCACCAATTTGGCTGATTTTACTGACTTTCAGCATGGTTTATGTTAG
- the LOC111003804 gene encoding uncharacterized protein LOC111003804 isoform X2: MSLSDRCCFPGCDESGNSHKILYGFPSPTCDLQRFRSWVYAIGGDILYLDNFYIHKYCRVCRNHFEEKYFCHHNRINDMAIPTLHMPDSASFERVSQDIPCVSSEVEIPQEEMQNSFQHIDEISSDKMQISDLSNEAIEEVSESGISFISNHFNNRLTKRQPQSLSSQIATGSEVDSGIKNISHTKNTKETRIINIQSQTEECDRINTDSKDEQIKSLRKQCNFLKEKLKKQQERIACYKEEIKKSKYLSKEKFDALTERVPELGKRLMWMQLHQPKKKNGHRFDTKEKLMCLAIKKYKPECFKFLKKTFLMPGEKTLKNFFTKLQLPDSEPKEIEPNIDDIEIEVVVTDTLLDKADSETQISYEMQNCKNVLGEFIQFNNSTNLADFTDFQHGLC; encoded by the exons ATGTCGCTAAGTGATCGTTGTTGTTTCCCTGGTTGTGATGAGAGTggaa ATTCACATAAAATTCTATATGGCTTTCCAAGTCCCACTTGTGACCTACAGAGATTTAGATCTTGGGTCTATGCAATTGGTGGTGATATTCTTTACTTGGATAATTTCTACATTCACAAATATTGCAGAGTCTGTCGTAATCACTTTgaagagaaatatttttgcCATCATAATAGAATTAATGATATGGCTATACCAACACTTCATATGCCTG ATTCCGCAAGTTTTGAAAGAGTTTCTCAAGATATTCCTTGTGTCTCTTCTGAGGTGGAAATTCCACAAGAAGAAATGCAAAATTCATTTCAACATAtag ATGAAATAAGCAGTGATAAAATGCAGATTTCGGACTTATCAAATGAGGCTATTGAAGAAGTAAGTGAATCTG gtatTTCATTCATATCGAATCATTTCAATAATCGGCTCACGAAACGCCAACCACAGTCTTTAAGTTCACAAATAGCAACTGGTTCGGAAGTGGACTCGg gtattaaaaatatttcacatactaaaaatactaaagaGACGCGGATCATTAATATTCAGTCTCAAACTGAGGAGTGTGACAGGATTAATACTG acTCAAAGGATGAACAAATTAAGTCGCTGAGAAAACAATGCAACTTTTTGAAAGAAAAGCTTAAGAAACAACAGGAAAGAATAGCATGTTATAaggaagaaattaaaaaatccaaatatcTTTCTAAAGAAAAGTTTGATGCCCTAACAGAGAGGGTTCCAGAACTTGGCAAACGCCTGATGTGGATGCAATTACACCAGCCTAAGAAAAAGAATGGGCATCGCTTTGATACTAAAGAGAAATTAATGTGTCTCGCGATTAAGAAGTATAAACCCgaatgttttaagtttttgaaaAAGACATTTCTTATGCCCGGGGAGAAGACGCtgaagaatttttttacaaaactgCAATTGCCTGATTCGGAGCCGAAGGAAATC gaACCGAACATCGATGACATTGAAATCGAAGTAGTTGTCACCGACACTTTGCTCGATAAAGCGGATTCGGAAACTCAAATCTCGTATGAGATGCAGAATTGCAAAAACGTGCTCGGAGAATTCATACAATTCAATAATAGCACCAATTTGGCTGATTTTACTGACTTTCAGCATGGTTTATGTTAG
- the LOC111003804 gene encoding uncharacterized protein LOC111003804 isoform X1 yields MSLSDRCCFPGCDESGNSHKILYGFPSPTCDLQRFRSWVYAIGGDILYLDNFYIHKYCRVCRNHFEEKYFCHHNRINDMAIPTLHMPDSASFERVSQDIPCVSSEVEIPQEEMQNSFQHIENDENVDQSYCQLLQDDNYCPEVAVEYEISSDKMQISDLSNEAIEEVSESGISFISNHFNNRLTKRQPQSLSSQIATGSEVDSGIKNISHTKNTKETRIINIQSQTEECDRINTDSKDEQIKSLRKQCNFLKEKLKKQQERIACYKEEIKKSKYLSKEKFDALTERVPELGKRLMWMQLHQPKKKNGHRFDTKEKLMCLAIKKYKPECFKFLKKTFLMPGEKTLKNFFTKLQLPDSEPKEIEPNIDDIEIEVVVTDTLLDKADSETQISYEMQNCKNVLGEFIQFNNSTNLADFTDFQHGLC; encoded by the exons ATGTCGCTAAGTGATCGTTGTTGTTTCCCTGGTTGTGATGAGAGTggaa ATTCACATAAAATTCTATATGGCTTTCCAAGTCCCACTTGTGACCTACAGAGATTTAGATCTTGGGTCTATGCAATTGGTGGTGATATTCTTTACTTGGATAATTTCTACATTCACAAATATTGCAGAGTCTGTCGTAATCACTTTgaagagaaatatttttgcCATCATAATAGAATTAATGATATGGCTATACCAACACTTCATATGCCTG ATTCCGCAAGTTTTGAAAGAGTTTCTCAAGATATTCCTTGTGTCTCTTCTGAGGTGGAAATTCCACAAGAAGAAATGCAAAATTCATTTCAACATAtag aaaATGATGAAAATGTGGATCAAAGCTATTGTCAATTATTGCAAGATGATAATTATTGCCCTGAAGTTGCTGTTGAAT ATGAAATAAGCAGTGATAAAATGCAGATTTCGGACTTATCAAATGAGGCTATTGAAGAAGTAAGTGAATCTG gtatTTCATTCATATCGAATCATTTCAATAATCGGCTCACGAAACGCCAACCACAGTCTTTAAGTTCACAAATAGCAACTGGTTCGGAAGTGGACTCGg gtattaaaaatatttcacatactaaaaatactaaagaGACGCGGATCATTAATATTCAGTCTCAAACTGAGGAGTGTGACAGGATTAATACTG acTCAAAGGATGAACAAATTAAGTCGCTGAGAAAACAATGCAACTTTTTGAAAGAAAAGCTTAAGAAACAACAGGAAAGAATAGCATGTTATAaggaagaaattaaaaaatccaaatatcTTTCTAAAGAAAAGTTTGATGCCCTAACAGAGAGGGTTCCAGAACTTGGCAAACGCCTGATGTGGATGCAATTACACCAGCCTAAGAAAAAGAATGGGCATCGCTTTGATACTAAAGAGAAATTAATGTGTCTCGCGATTAAGAAGTATAAACCCgaatgttttaagtttttgaaaAAGACATTTCTTATGCCCGGGGAGAAGACGCtgaagaatttttttacaaaactgCAATTGCCTGATTCGGAGCCGAAGGAAATC gaACCGAACATCGATGACATTGAAATCGAAGTAGTTGTCACCGACACTTTGCTCGATAAAGCGGATTCGGAAACTCAAATCTCGTATGAGATGCAGAATTGCAAAAACGTGCTCGGAGAATTCATACAATTCAATAATAGCACCAATTTGGCTGATTTTACTGACTTTCAGCATGGTTTATGTTAG
- the LOC111003802 gene encoding vacuolar protein sorting-associated protein 72 homolog has product MAQRERRSNAGNRMSKLLDEEEEDDFYNTTYGGFEEAAEDQDYVEEREVDDVVDSDFDIDENDEVTSDQETEAKEKKKSSGKVYKDPNKVKKAIEKKKLVPKKPKEPREPKSKDTNELDQSLNTSLERKSIRQSTAVKSLETQQRIKIRSELKKKKPKKAEERVLTQEELLEEALITETENLKSLERYEQSELERKKVRPVKKSITGPVIKYHSFAVPLPKEKGIDKGIPMELNLSDLIKNEDVRLPQDVDMEPKLESEGSETKEQPKETIEVVGPDEEITLNDEKKTENKPKRKNNVTYYERTLLSFENDIKNVAFNKCFPQSKPRRKREMLCAVTKRPARYIDPITKLPYRSVDAFRIIREAYYQQLEARGDRSHPLMAEWLQWRRADTASTYVQINIK; this is encoded by the exons atggcTCAAAGAGAGCGTCGCTCAAATGCTGGGAATCGTATGTCAAAACTATTagatgaagaagaagaagatgaTTTCTACAATACAACTTATGGGGGTTTCGAAGAAGCAGCTGAAGACCAAGACTATGT GGAGGAACGAGAAGTAGATGATGTGGTAGATTCAGATTTTGATATTGACGAGAATGATGAAGTTACTTCAGATCAAGAAACGGAagcaaaagaaaagaaaaaaagtagTGGAAAGGTGTATAAA GatccaaataaagtaaaaaaggctatagaaaaaaagaaacttgtaCCGAAAAAGCCCAAAGAGCCAAGAGAACCGAAGTCTAAGGACACAAATGAACTTGACCAGAGCTTAAACACATCTTTAg AAAGAAAATCAATTAGACAAAGTACAGCAGTGAAATCTCTAGAGACACaacaaagaattaaaataagatcAGAGTTGAAGAAAAAGAAACCAAAAAAAGCAGAAGAGAGAGTTTTGACACAAGAAGAGTTGTTGGAAGAAGCACTTATTACAGAGACGGAGAATCTTAAGAGCTTAG AACGGTATGAACAAAGTGAATTGGAAAGAAAAAAAGTTAGGCCCGTGAAGAAAAGTATAACAGGACCAGTTATCAA ATATCACTCATTTGCTGTACCATTGCCAAAAGAAAAGGGAATAGACAAAGGAATACCTATGGAGTTAAATCTTAGTGACCTCATCAAGAATGAAGatg TGAGGCTACCTCAAGATGTTGACATGGAGCCGAAGTTAGAAAGCGAAGGAAGTGAAACAAAAGAACAACCTAAGGAGACAATTGAAGTTGTTGGCCCTGATGAAGAAATCACTCTAAACGATGAAAAGAA AACGGAAAACAAACCGAAGCGAAAAAACAACGTGACCTACTACGAGCGAACTCTGCTTTCATTCGAAAATGATATAAAGAATGTGGCGTTCAACAAATGTTTCCCGCAGAGCAAACCTCGACGGAAGAGAGAGATGCTCTGTGCTGTCACCAA aCGTCCAGCTCGATACATAGATCCCATAACAAAGCTGCCATACAGAAGCGTGGACGCGTTCCGCATTATACGAGAGGCGTATTACCAACAGCTCGAAGCGAGAGGCGATCGCTCTCATCCTCTAATGGCTGAGTGGCTTCAGTGGAGACGGGCGGATACAGCATCGACATATgtgcaaattaatattaagtaa